One genomic segment of Amycolatopsis sp. WQ 127309 includes these proteins:
- the lhgO gene encoding L-2-hydroxyglutarate oxidase yields MRNVVVVGGGIVGLAVAWELTRRGLDVTVLEKEPRWAAHQTGHNSNVVHAGLYYKPGSFKARMSVAGNRSIVDFARQYGVPVEVCGKLVVATDEKEIPALDTLAERAEANGVPAKKISPAEAREYEPEVSCVAALRVESTGIIDFPAVCAALVRLLDEAGVDLRLNSPAMAIRAGANGGVEVATGSDVIVADGLVNCAGLHSDRVARLAGLTPSAKIVPFRGEYYELKPERRGLVKGLIYPVPDPTLPFLGVHLTRMLDGSVHAGPNAVLALRREGYRWADFSAKDVAEVAAFPGVWRLAKKYALPTGLDEVRRSFSKKRFAASLARLVPAVTEDDIVRHGSGVRAQAMRRDGSLVDDFLIETARDQVHVLNAPSPAATSALEIARHIADQVSA; encoded by the coding sequence GTGCGCAACGTGGTGGTCGTCGGGGGCGGGATCGTCGGTCTGGCTGTGGCCTGGGAGCTGACCAGGCGCGGGCTGGACGTCACCGTGCTGGAGAAGGAGCCGCGGTGGGCGGCGCACCAGACCGGGCACAACTCGAACGTCGTCCACGCCGGGCTCTACTACAAGCCCGGCTCGTTCAAGGCGCGGATGTCCGTCGCCGGCAACCGGTCCATCGTGGACTTCGCGCGCCAGTACGGCGTGCCGGTCGAGGTGTGCGGGAAGCTCGTCGTCGCCACCGACGAGAAGGAGATCCCGGCGCTCGACACGCTCGCCGAGCGGGCCGAGGCCAACGGCGTCCCGGCCAAGAAGATCTCGCCCGCCGAAGCGCGGGAGTACGAGCCCGAGGTGTCCTGCGTCGCCGCGCTGCGCGTCGAGTCGACCGGGATCATCGACTTCCCCGCCGTCTGCGCGGCGCTCGTGCGGCTGCTCGACGAAGCCGGCGTCGACCTGCGGCTGAACAGCCCCGCGATGGCCATCCGGGCCGGCGCGAACGGCGGCGTCGAGGTCGCGACCGGGTCCGACGTCATCGTCGCGGACGGGCTCGTCAACTGCGCCGGCCTGCACTCCGACCGCGTCGCGCGGCTGGCCGGGCTGACGCCGTCGGCGAAGATCGTGCCGTTCCGCGGTGAGTACTACGAGCTCAAGCCCGAACGCCGCGGCCTGGTCAAGGGCCTGATCTACCCGGTGCCGGACCCGACGCTGCCGTTCCTCGGCGTGCACCTGACCCGGATGCTCGACGGCAGCGTGCACGCCGGCCCCAACGCCGTGCTCGCGCTGCGCCGCGAGGGCTACCGCTGGGCCGACTTCTCCGCGAAGGACGTCGCCGAGGTCGCGGCCTTCCCCGGCGTCTGGCGGCTCGCGAAGAAGTACGCGTTGCCGACCGGGCTCGACGAGGTGCGGCGCTCGTTCTCGAAGAAGCGCTTCGCCGCCAGCCTCGCCCGGCTCGTCCCGGCCGTCACCGAGGACGACATCGTCCGCCACGGCTCGGGCGTCCGCGCGCAGGCGATGCGCCGCGACGGCTCGCTCGTCGACGACTTCCTCATCGAGACCGCGCGCGACCAGGTGCACGTCCTGAACGCGCCATCGCCGGCCGCGACGAGCGCGCTGGAGATCGCGCGCCACATCGCGGACCAGGTCTCGGCCTGA
- a CDS encoding histidine phosphatase family protein: MRLLLIRHGQTDGNVRGALDTALPGPPLTELGQSQAAALAGRLAEEPLVAVYASRATRAQQTAAPLAKQFGLDVQVVDGVHEVGAGDLEGATDHASIRTYMDTVKKWTLGELEPALPGGENGTSVRTRMLDAVGRLRAKHEQADPDGVVALVSHGGAIRLGAEWLAPNVHADVANAALIPNTGIVELQARADAQWFCLTWVDTPL, encoded by the coding sequence GTGAGGCTGCTGCTCATCCGCCACGGCCAGACCGACGGGAACGTCCGCGGCGCGCTGGACACCGCCCTGCCCGGGCCGCCGCTGACCGAGCTGGGGCAGTCGCAGGCCGCGGCGCTCGCGGGCCGGCTGGCCGAGGAGCCGCTGGTCGCGGTGTACGCGTCGCGGGCGACCCGCGCCCAGCAGACCGCCGCGCCGCTGGCCAAGCAGTTCGGGCTGGACGTGCAGGTCGTCGACGGTGTGCACGAGGTCGGCGCCGGCGATCTGGAGGGCGCCACCGACCACGCGTCCATCCGGACGTACATGGACACCGTGAAGAAGTGGACGCTCGGCGAGCTCGAACCGGCGCTGCCGGGCGGCGAGAACGGCACGAGCGTCCGCACCCGGATGCTCGACGCCGTGGGCCGGCTGCGCGCCAAGCACGAGCAGGCCGACCCGGATGGCGTCGTCGCACTGGTCAGCCACGGCGGCGCGATCCGCCTCGGCGCCGAGTGGCTGGCGCCCAACGTCCACGCCGACGTCGCCAACGCGGCCCTGATCCCGAACACGGGCATCGTCGAGCTGCAGGCGCGAGCGGACGCGCAGTGGTTCTGCCTCACGTGGGTCGACACGCCGCTCTGA
- a CDS encoding septum formation family protein, whose amino-acid sequence MSSSADRFPTATQTLRTRVVMGGIFAGALIALALSVVFSWSDGIAGGAGGGAGKLSAAAEEAFHSPPGSCLTWDNPDASDARKVVCTQPHLFEVTTLVDIGAQFPEGAPTPTLDQWQQIAQQKCTADVKPYLGHNLDPYGKLTTNLLRPTASQWDDGDRQLRCGLQWAGPGGKLLPTTSPAKEQDQSLVFEPGACLGLLGKGVGDPVECTKPHSYEIIATLDLKSKFKDGYPKQDDQKTWLDTECTKSAADYTGGADLDAKHLILTWDLREQESWDAGSSKVNCKVAAKLPDGSGLQAVTGSIKAAPAGTDGGQPGDGPPADGPPSDGGGGPETSSSAPPSSSAPPTSKQNG is encoded by the coding sequence ATGTCTTCCAGCGCCGATCGGTTCCCTACCGCCACGCAGACGCTGCGCACCCGCGTCGTGATGGGCGGGATCTTCGCGGGCGCGCTCATCGCGCTCGCCCTCAGTGTCGTCTTCTCTTGGAGTGACGGCATCGCAGGCGGGGCCGGCGGTGGGGCCGGCAAGCTGTCGGCCGCCGCCGAAGAGGCCTTCCACTCACCCCCTGGCAGCTGCCTGACCTGGGACAACCCGGACGCGAGCGACGCGCGCAAGGTCGTCTGCACCCAGCCACATCTGTTCGAAGTGACCACGCTCGTCGACATCGGCGCCCAGTTCCCGGAGGGCGCGCCGACCCCGACGCTGGACCAGTGGCAGCAGATCGCGCAGCAGAAGTGCACCGCCGACGTGAAGCCGTACCTCGGGCACAACCTCGATCCGTACGGAAAGCTCACGACGAACCTGCTGCGCCCGACGGCGTCGCAGTGGGACGACGGCGACCGCCAGCTGCGCTGCGGCCTGCAGTGGGCCGGCCCCGGTGGCAAGCTGCTGCCGACCACCAGCCCGGCGAAGGAGCAGGACCAGTCGCTGGTCTTCGAGCCCGGCGCCTGCCTCGGGCTGCTCGGCAAGGGCGTCGGCGACCCGGTGGAGTGCACGAAGCCGCACTCCTACGAGATCATCGCGACCCTCGACCTCAAGTCGAAGTTCAAGGACGGCTACCCGAAGCAGGACGACCAGAAGACCTGGCTCGACACCGAGTGCACCAAGTCGGCCGCGGACTACACCGGCGGCGCCGACCTCGACGCCAAGCACCTCATCCTGACCTGGGACCTGCGTGAGCAGGAGAGCTGGGACGCCGGCTCGAGCAAGGTCAACTGCAAGGTGGCGGCGAAGCTCCCCGACGGCAGCGGCCTGCAGGCCGTGACCGGCAGCATCAAGGCCGCGCCGGCGGGCACCGACGGCGGCCAGCCGGGTGACGGCCCGCCCGCCGACGGCCCGCCGTCCGACGGCGGTGGCGGCCCGGAGACGTCGAGCTCCGCGCCACCGAGCTCGAGCGCGCCGCCGACCTCGAAGCAGAACGGCTGA
- a CDS encoding DUF4232 domain-containing protein, producing the protein MVRTRLSRLFPVVAASAGVLALSACGSGGTTPAASSSTPSTSESATSSTAPTATPSTSDPAPATSPPTAAPVDNGLCKSGDVKLALGQGDAGAGSLYRSLVITNSSGKPCEIQGFPGVSYVGGTDGHQVGKDAFREGTKGNAVKLNPGQSAAADIQFVNVRNFDSATCQPTEVKGLRIYLPQETASNFVPAPGTGCASTKIPGNQLAVKTVHPS; encoded by the coding sequence ATGGTTCGCACGAGGCTTTCACGGTTGTTCCCGGTCGTCGCGGCGTCGGCGGGCGTCCTCGCGCTTTCCGCCTGCGGCAGCGGCGGGACGACGCCGGCGGCGAGCAGCTCGACACCCTCGACGTCCGAGTCCGCGACCTCCTCGACGGCCCCCACGGCGACGCCGAGCACCAGCGACCCGGCACCGGCCACGTCGCCGCCGACCGCCGCGCCCGTGGACAACGGCCTCTGCAAGTCCGGGGACGTCAAGCTCGCGCTCGGCCAGGGTGACGCGGGCGCCGGCTCGCTGTACCGGTCGCTGGTCATCACGAACTCGAGTGGCAAGCCGTGCGAGATCCAGGGCTTCCCCGGGGTCTCCTACGTGGGCGGGACCGACGGCCACCAGGTCGGCAAGGACGCCTTCCGCGAGGGCACCAAGGGCAACGCGGTCAAGCTGAACCCGGGCCAGAGCGCGGCGGCCGACATCCAGTTCGTCAACGTGCGGAACTTCGACTCCGCCACCTGCCAGCCGACCGAGGTCAAGGGCCTGCGGATCTACCTGCCGCAGGAGACGGCGTCGAACTTCGTGCCGGCCCCGGGCACCGGCTGCGCGAGCACGAAGATCCCGGGCAACCAGCTCGCGGTGAAGACGGTCCACCCGTCCTGA
- a CDS encoding metallopeptidase family protein gives MPVEMSRERFEELVSEALDEVPAEFAKAMDNVVVLVEEFNDEAPDILGLYHGIALTERTSSYGGVLPDRISIYRQPILSMCEDEDEVVEEVLITVVHELGHHFGIDDARLHELGWG, from the coding sequence ATGCCCGTCGAGATGAGCCGGGAACGGTTCGAGGAGCTGGTCTCGGAGGCCCTGGACGAGGTGCCGGCGGAGTTCGCGAAGGCGATGGACAACGTCGTCGTGCTGGTGGAGGAGTTCAACGACGAGGCGCCGGACATCCTCGGGCTCTACCACGGGATCGCGCTGACCGAGCGGACGTCGTCGTACGGCGGGGTGCTGCCCGACCGGATCTCGATCTACCGGCAGCCAATCCTGTCGATGTGCGAGGACGAGGACGAGGTCGTCGAGGAAGTCCTCATCACGGTCGTGCACGAGCTGGGCCACCACTTCGGCATCGACGACGCCCGGCTCCACGAGCTCGGCTGGGGCTGA
- a CDS encoding glutathionylspermidine synthase family protein, giving the protein MYRDRREPRRDWQRIVEEQGLVYGTPARDSSGRVRPYWDESVHYVFEMDEVLSLEADVELLHSMCLEAVDNVVTTEGYQRFGIPEWVWPHIAESWKRQDPHVYGRFDLRYDGRSPAKLLEYNADTPTTLLEASLLQWHWKTDVFPDDDQWNSIHEKLVERWASLQEKLPSNELHFTWSAADPSGEDNVTTAYLQETAAEAGLDTVGLAIEEVGWDPVLKRFVDLEEQQMATVLKLYPWEWLVDEEFGRNAVESLPRTLWVEPLWKMILSNKTLLAILWENYPGHPNLLPAFADDPGLLTEYVRKPKLGREGANVQIVAPGYETQTDGVYGAEGFVYQAFDPLPEFDGYRPALGAWIVGDSSAGLGIRETGGLVTDDGAAFVPHRIPES; this is encoded by the coding sequence GTGTACCGGGACCGGCGTGAGCCGCGGCGCGACTGGCAGCGGATCGTCGAGGAGCAGGGGCTCGTCTACGGCACGCCGGCCCGTGACAGCAGCGGCCGCGTGCGGCCGTACTGGGACGAGTCCGTGCACTACGTCTTCGAGATGGACGAGGTGCTCTCGCTCGAAGCCGACGTCGAACTGCTGCACTCGATGTGCCTGGAAGCCGTCGACAACGTCGTGACGACCGAGGGCTACCAGCGGTTCGGCATCCCGGAGTGGGTCTGGCCGCACATCGCCGAGTCGTGGAAGCGGCAGGACCCGCACGTCTACGGCCGGTTCGACCTGCGCTACGACGGCCGCTCGCCCGCGAAGCTGCTCGAGTACAACGCGGACACGCCGACCACGCTGCTGGAGGCGTCGCTGCTGCAGTGGCACTGGAAGACCGACGTCTTCCCGGACGACGACCAGTGGAACTCGATCCACGAGAAGCTCGTCGAGCGGTGGGCGTCGCTGCAGGAGAAGCTGCCGTCGAACGAGCTGCACTTCACCTGGTCCGCGGCCGACCCGAGCGGCGAGGACAACGTCACCACGGCGTACCTGCAGGAGACGGCGGCCGAGGCCGGCCTGGACACCGTGGGCCTGGCGATCGAGGAGGTCGGCTGGGACCCGGTGCTCAAGCGGTTCGTCGACCTCGAAGAGCAGCAGATGGCGACCGTGCTGAAGCTGTACCCGTGGGAGTGGCTGGTCGACGAGGAGTTCGGCCGCAACGCCGTCGAGTCGCTGCCGCGGACGCTGTGGGTCGAGCCGCTCTGGAAGATGATCCTCTCCAACAAGACGCTGCTGGCGATCCTGTGGGAGAACTACCCGGGCCACCCGAACCTGCTGCCCGCGTTCGCCGACGACCCCGGCCTGCTCACCGAGTACGTCCGCAAGCCGAAACTGGGCCGCGAGGGCGCGAACGTCCAGATCGTCGCCCCCGGCTACGAGACCCAGACCGACGGCGTCTACGGCGCCGAAGGCTTCGTCTACCAGGCGTTCGACCCGCTGCCCGAGTTCGACGGCTACCGGCCGGCGCTCGGCGCGTGGATCGTCGGCGACAGCTCCGCGGGGCTGGGCATCCGGGAGACCGGCGGCCTGGTCACCGACGACGGTGCCGCATTCGTCCCACATCGCATCCCCGAGTCGTGA
- a CDS encoding aspartate aminotransferase family protein, producing MTDELLARHRAVMPSWMSLLYEEPIEIVHAHDRRMTDSQGRTYLDFFAGVLTNSMGYDVAEIGDAVRKQLDTGILHTSTLYLIRSQVELAERIASLSGIPDAKVFFTNSGSEANDTALMLATQFRRSNQVLAMRNSYHGRSFGTVAITGNRGWSASALSPVKVNYVHGGYRYRSPFRHLSDAAYIDACVADLVDVLDTATAGDVACLIAEPIQGVGGFSLPPDGLFRAMKEVLDSYGVLFISDEVQTGWGRTGEHFWGIDAHGVTPDMMTFAKGLGNGLAVGGVVARGDVLDCFQAQSFSTFGGNPVSMAGATAVLDYIKDHDLQANCAARGRQLLSGLRAADSPIVAEVRGKGLMIGIELIKPGTTEPFVAAAARMLEETKKRGLLIGKGGLHGNVLRLGPPMTLTAEEAQEGLDILVDALAATQTALA from the coding sequence ATGACCGACGAGCTGCTCGCCCGCCACCGCGCTGTGATGCCGTCCTGGATGTCGCTGCTCTACGAGGAGCCGATCGAGATCGTGCACGCGCACGACCGGCGGATGACCGACTCGCAGGGCCGCACCTACCTCGACTTCTTCGCCGGCGTGCTGACGAACTCGATGGGCTACGACGTCGCCGAGATCGGTGACGCGGTCCGCAAGCAGCTCGACACCGGCATCCTGCACACCTCGACGCTGTACCTGATCCGCTCGCAGGTCGAGCTGGCCGAGCGGATCGCTTCGCTGTCGGGCATCCCGGACGCGAAGGTGTTCTTCACGAACTCCGGCAGCGAGGCGAACGACACGGCGCTGATGCTCGCGACGCAGTTCCGGCGCAGCAACCAGGTGCTGGCGATGCGGAACTCCTACCACGGCCGGTCCTTCGGGACGGTCGCGATCACCGGCAACCGCGGCTGGTCGGCGTCGGCGCTGAGCCCAGTCAAGGTCAACTACGTCCACGGCGGCTACCGCTACCGCAGCCCCTTCCGCCACCTGTCCGACGCGGCGTACATCGACGCCTGCGTCGCCGACCTGGTCGACGTCCTCGACACGGCGACCGCGGGTGACGTCGCCTGCCTGATCGCCGAGCCGATCCAGGGCGTCGGCGGCTTCAGCCTCCCGCCGGACGGCCTGTTCCGCGCCATGAAGGAAGTCCTCGACTCCTACGGCGTGCTGTTCATCTCGGACGAGGTCCAGACGGGCTGGGGCCGCACGGGCGAGCACTTCTGGGGCATCGACGCGCACGGCGTGACGCCGGACATGATGACGTTCGCGAAGGGCCTCGGGAACGGCCTGGCGGTCGGCGGCGTGGTCGCCCGCGGCGACGTGCTGGACTGCTTCCAGGCCCAGTCGTTCTCGACGTTCGGCGGCAACCCGGTCTCGATGGCCGGCGCGACGGCGGTGCTGGACTACATCAAGGACCACGACCTCCAGGCGAACTGCGCGGCCCGAGGCCGTCAGCTGCTCTCGGGGTTGCGGGCGGCTGACTCGCCGATCGTGGCGGAGGTCCGCGGCAAGGGCCTGATGATCGGTATCGAGCTGATCAAGCCGGGCACGACCGAGCCTTTCGTCGCCGCGGCGGCCCGGATGCTGGAGGAGACGAAGAAGCGCGGCCTGCTGATCGGCAAGGGCGGCCTGCACGGAAACGTCCTGAGGCTGGGCCCGCCGATGACGTTGACGGCGGAGGAAGCCCAGGAGGGCCTGGACATCCTGGTGGACGCCTTGGCAGCCACCCAGACAGCGCTCGCCTGA
- a CDS encoding TetR/AcrR family transcriptional regulator produces the protein MTREARRELIVAAAAEVFASAGYAAAGMREVAAAAGISTPVLYDHFPAKAGLYAALLESEVDDLLAGWAELPPSDDPEVLLRSRVSAIFAWIETHERGWRMIFAEPPSDPAVAATHRAGQDRATAGLTALFRGIPSLDLTARIPRELADEVLADASKSALNAVATWWWRHREVPRDEVVALTVDLLWRGLATLTKGER, from the coding sequence TTGACCCGGGAAGCGCGGCGCGAGCTGATCGTCGCCGCGGCCGCCGAGGTGTTCGCCTCGGCGGGCTACGCCGCGGCCGGCATGCGCGAAGTCGCGGCAGCGGCCGGAATCAGCACGCCGGTGCTCTACGACCACTTCCCGGCGAAGGCCGGGTTGTACGCGGCCCTGCTGGAGTCCGAAGTGGACGATCTGCTCGCGGGCTGGGCCGAGCTGCCGCCCTCGGATGACCCGGAAGTGTTGCTGCGCAGCCGCGTGTCGGCGATCTTCGCGTGGATCGAAACCCACGAGCGCGGCTGGCGGATGATCTTCGCGGAGCCGCCGTCGGACCCGGCGGTCGCGGCGACGCACCGGGCTGGCCAGGACCGGGCGACGGCCGGCCTGACGGCGTTGTTCCGCGGCATCCCGAGCCTCGACCTGACCGCCCGCATCCCGCGCGAGCTGGCCGACGAGGTCCTGGCGGACGCGAGCAAGAGCGCGCTGAACGCGGTGGCGACGTGGTGGTGGCGCCACCGGGAAGTCCCGCGCGACGAGGTCGTAGCGCTCACGGTGGACCTGCTGTGGCGCGGCCTGGCCACGCTGACCAAGGGGGAGCGATGA
- a CDS encoding DUF3558 family protein codes for MRMKWQAVVALAAAAVVVTGCTVTVGGSASPVPGQGPVTKVVDACSLLTPEQVDALGYQGAGRSVPSDKSRNQAAMCLWNSKDDAEMSSVLNVGMAVDISIDEYLAGAVPKSSPERIGGFSWTQYASILAGDCSLYTVLGEKSFAYVSVSGTDLAKSCALAKPAIPQVASHLPGGQDAPSITPSTSAKPEPGGPLLSVDPCTLMKPEQLAQLKNISPSGEKTVSTVVPNSSYCLWDDTDGDDGQKAFEVWVGPSTPVAEWPGTQDVQPTETVDVGGKKWGVFPNMGGLRATCGATLPITDTSSVQVVSGFIGDDTKTCDVVKQGLPLVTANLPG; via the coding sequence ATGCGCATGAAGTGGCAGGCCGTGGTCGCGCTGGCGGCCGCCGCGGTCGTGGTGACCGGCTGCACGGTGACGGTCGGCGGGTCGGCGTCGCCGGTGCCGGGCCAGGGGCCGGTGACCAAGGTCGTCGACGCCTGTTCGCTGCTGACCCCGGAGCAGGTCGACGCCCTCGGCTACCAGGGGGCGGGCCGGTCGGTGCCGAGCGACAAGTCGCGGAACCAAGCGGCCATGTGCCTCTGGAACTCGAAGGACGACGCCGAGATGTCGTCGGTGCTGAACGTCGGCATGGCGGTGGACATCAGCATCGACGAGTACCTCGCCGGCGCCGTCCCGAAGTCCTCGCCGGAGCGGATCGGCGGCTTCAGCTGGACGCAGTACGCGTCGATCCTGGCCGGCGACTGTTCGCTCTACACCGTGCTGGGCGAGAAGTCGTTCGCCTACGTCAGCGTCTCCGGCACGGACCTGGCCAAGTCCTGCGCGCTGGCGAAACCGGCGATCCCCCAGGTCGCTTCGCACCTGCCGGGCGGCCAGGACGCGCCCTCGATCACGCCGTCGACGTCGGCGAAGCCCGAGCCGGGCGGCCCGCTGCTGTCGGTCGACCCGTGCACGCTGATGAAGCCGGAACAGCTGGCGCAGCTGAAGAACATCTCGCCGAGCGGCGAGAAGACCGTCTCGACCGTGGTGCCGAACTCGTCCTACTGCCTGTGGGACGACACCGACGGCGACGACGGCCAGAAGGCGTTCGAGGTCTGGGTCGGCCCCAGCACCCCGGTGGCCGAGTGGCCGGGCACGCAGGACGTCCAGCCGACCGAGACCGTCGACGTCGGCGGCAAGAAGTGGGGCGTCTTCCCGAACATGGGCGGCCTGCGCGCGACCTGCGGCGCGACCCTGCCGATCACGGACACGTCGTCGGTGCAGGTGGTCAGCGGGTTCATCGGCGACGACACCAAGACGTGCGACGTCGTCAAGCAGGGCCTGCCGCTGGTGACGGCGAACCTGCCGGGCTGA
- a CDS encoding DUF350 domain-containing protein: MNTTLALSDTFGSDLVRGIGAILLYGVIGLLLMFAGFYAIDWTTPGKLSKLVTQGLPNAVIVTASGLLSMAFIVVVAIFNSASDLTEGLITSLVYGLLGIAVQVIAVRLLEWATRIDVASTIESEKFAPVSIVVAAAHIGLGLVVAVGIS, translated from the coding sequence GTGAACACGACCCTTGCGCTGTCCGACACGTTCGGCTCCGACCTCGTGCGGGGGATCGGCGCGATCCTGCTCTACGGCGTCATCGGCCTGCTGCTGATGTTCGCCGGCTTCTACGCCATCGACTGGACCACGCCCGGCAAGCTGTCGAAGCTGGTCACGCAGGGCCTGCCGAACGCGGTGATCGTGACCGCGTCCGGGCTGCTCTCGATGGCGTTCATCGTCGTCGTGGCGATCTTCAACTCGGCGAGCGACCTCACCGAGGGCCTCATCACCTCGCTGGTCTACGGCCTGCTCGGGATCGCCGTCCAGGTGATCGCCGTCCGGCTGCTGGAGTGGGCGACCCGCATCGACGTGGCGTCGACCATCGAGAGCGAGAAGTTCGCCCCGGTCAGCATCGTCGTCGCGGCCGCGCACATCGGGCTGGGCCTCGTGGTGGCGGTCGGCATCTCCTGA
- a CDS encoding haloalkane dehalogenase, with product MRLLRTPDDRFTDLPDFPFEPRYVELDDPHGGLIRVGYVEAGPADGPPVLLLHGEPSWSYLYRKMLPVLAAAGLRAIAPDLVGFGRSDKPGDMVDHTYARHVEWMRGFAFDALDLHDVTLVGQDWGGLIGLRLVAKHPSRFARVVASNTGLPTGDHDMPPVWHAFREAVEKAQVLDVSRFVQSGCKTSLSNEVRAAYDAPFPNEMYKAAPRAMPGLVPFRPDNPASAANRSAWEVLTELELPFLVAFSDGDPITGGLAPVLQTSLKGAQGLTHPVIAGAGHFLQEDAGEELAEHVVRFIRS from the coding sequence GTGCGCCTGCTGAGGACACCGGACGACCGGTTCACGGACCTGCCCGACTTCCCCTTCGAGCCGCGGTACGTCGAGCTCGACGACCCGCACGGCGGCCTCATCAGAGTGGGTTACGTCGAGGCCGGCCCCGCGGACGGCCCGCCGGTGCTGCTGCTGCACGGCGAGCCCAGCTGGTCGTACCTCTACCGCAAGATGCTGCCGGTGCTGGCGGCCGCGGGGCTGCGCGCCATCGCGCCGGACCTGGTCGGTTTCGGCCGGTCCGACAAGCCCGGCGACATGGTCGACCACACCTACGCCCGGCACGTCGAGTGGATGCGCGGGTTCGCCTTCGACGCCCTCGACCTGCACGACGTCACCCTCGTCGGCCAGGACTGGGGTGGCCTGATCGGCCTCCGCCTGGTCGCCAAGCACCCGTCACGTTTCGCGCGCGTCGTCGCGTCCAACACGGGCCTCCCGACCGGCGATCACGACATGCCGCCGGTGTGGCACGCGTTCCGCGAAGCCGTCGAGAAGGCCCAGGTGCTGGACGTCTCGCGCTTCGTCCAGTCGGGCTGCAAGACGTCCTTGTCGAACGAGGTGCGCGCGGCGTACGACGCGCCGTTCCCGAACGAGATGTACAAGGCCGCCCCGCGGGCGATGCCGGGCCTGGTGCCGTTCCGCCCGGACAACCCGGCATCCGCGGCGAACCGCTCCGCGTGGGAGGTCCTGACCGAGCTGGAGCTGCCGTTCCTGGTGGCCTTCTCCGACGGCGACCCGATCACGGGCGGCTTGGCCCCGGTGCTGCAGACGTCGCTGAAGGGCGCGCAGGGGCTGACGCACCCGGTGATCGCCGGAGCGGGCCATTTCCTGCAGGAAGACGCGGGCGAGGAGCTGGCCGAGCACGTGGTGCGCTTCATCCGGAGCTGA
- the serS gene encoding serine--tRNA ligase: MIDPRTLRDDPEAVRASQRARGEDEGVVDKLLSLDSRRRSSIAAADKLRNEQKILGKQIPKAPPEEKQQLLATAKELAAQVKAAEAEQNTSSEEFDQLFRTVPNLVHPDAPIGGEDDFTVVKHVGEPTKLGFTPKDHLELLEALGGVDMERGAKVSGSRFYFLTGVGAQLQLGLLNMAIAQALENGFTPMITPSLVRPEIMAGTGFLGQHSSEIYHLQDDDLYLVGTSEVPLAGFHADEILDLNDDAKRYAGWSSCYRREAGSYGKDTRGIIRVHQFDKVEMFVYTKPADAEAEHARLLDWEEQMLAKIEVPYRVIDTATGDLGTSAHRKFDCEAWVPSQEAYRELTSTSNCTTFQARRLSVRYRGENGKPLIAATLNGTLATTRWIVAIVENHQQEDGSVRVPEALRPFVGGKEVLTPR; the protein is encoded by the coding sequence GTGATTGACCCCAGGACTCTGCGCGATGACCCGGAAGCCGTGCGCGCGTCGCAGCGCGCCCGTGGCGAGGACGAAGGAGTGGTCGACAAGCTGCTCTCCCTCGACTCCCGGCGCCGCTCTTCGATCGCGGCCGCGGACAAGCTGCGCAACGAGCAGAAGATCCTGGGCAAGCAGATCCCGAAGGCGCCGCCCGAGGAGAAGCAGCAGCTGCTGGCCACGGCCAAGGAGCTCGCGGCCCAGGTGAAGGCAGCCGAGGCGGAGCAGAACACGTCGTCGGAGGAGTTCGACCAGCTCTTCCGGACCGTGCCGAACCTGGTGCACCCGGACGCGCCGATCGGCGGCGAGGACGACTTCACCGTCGTCAAGCACGTCGGCGAGCCGACGAAGCTCGGCTTCACCCCGAAGGACCACCTCGAGCTGCTCGAAGCGCTCGGCGGCGTCGACATGGAGCGCGGCGCGAAGGTGTCGGGCTCGCGGTTCTACTTCCTCACCGGCGTCGGCGCGCAGCTGCAGCTCGGCCTGCTCAACATGGCCATCGCGCAAGCGCTCGAAAACGGCTTCACACCGATGATCACGCCGTCGCTGGTGCGCCCGGAGATCATGGCCGGCACCGGCTTCCTCGGCCAGCACTCGAGCGAGATCTACCACCTCCAGGACGACGACCTGTACCTCGTCGGCACGTCGGAGGTGCCGCTCGCCGGCTTCCACGCCGACGAGATCCTCGACCTGAACGACGACGCGAAGCGCTACGCGGGCTGGTCGTCCTGCTACCGCCGCGAGGCCGGCTCGTACGGCAAGGACACCCGCGGCATCATCCGCGTGCACCAGTTCGACAAGGTCGAGATGTTCGTCTACACCAAGCCGGCGGACGCCGAGGCCGAGCACGCGCGGCTGCTGGACTGGGAAGAGCAGATGCTGGCGAAGATCGAGGTGCCCTACCGGGTCATCGACACCGCCACCGGCGACCTCGGCACGTCCGCGCACCGCAAGTTCGACTGCGAGGCGTGGGTCCCGAGCCAGGAGGCCTACCGCGAGCTGACCTCGACGTCCAACTGCACGACGTTCCAGGCCCGCCGCCTCTCGGTCCGCTACCGCGGCGAAAACGGCAAGCCGCTGATCGCCGCGACGCTCAACGGCACGCTGGCCACCACCCGCTGGATCGTCGCGATCGTCGAGAACCACCAGCAGGAAGACGGCTCCGTGCGCGTGCCCGAGGCGCTGCGCCCGTTCGTCGGCGGCAAGGAAGTCCTCACGCCCCGCTGA